A genomic segment from Idiomarina piscisalsi encodes:
- a CDS encoding BCCT family transporter: MLTLVGAGMILFMALVLLILWRWGAMPLQGKIPVSTLVFVAILFTSGLDVGLIMFPLTEFPVYENLKENSEYAFANPLAIEFGFWGFMVWAIYFVTCFYFCALEPKLRFFEITWVKWVNNIVIIGTCAFTAHLLFANLSWYLPALAPDSGFPWLFAGLVTLTICAAVYSSTELRFVKVLSVSSGALFFALIAGLGSYVVAQPNVEAADYLQTLPLLSDYFTHLQRFVLPINDYHAFYLFWWFAWSIMIGQFTARFVGNMKTVTLLVNMLVWPSLSLGLWFSVLYLFHTKGIDTSGWINRIMVGVGVVFVLNSLDSLIRLYSDNLNLTVSRLGKTRYFTLHAFLMVGLTVLFSLEFIRIQWVGALVIGIGVCCVIYALAFKDKRSKLPAANKLF, encoded by the coding sequence ATGCTAACCTTAGTGGGCGCCGGAATGATCTTGTTCATGGCTTTAGTGCTGCTTATTCTGTGGCGCTGGGGGGCCATGCCGCTGCAGGGAAAAATTCCGGTATCAACGTTAGTGTTTGTCGCTATTTTATTCACCTCCGGGCTAGATGTGGGACTCATCATGTTCCCGCTTACCGAGTTTCCGGTTTATGAGAACCTCAAAGAGAACAGTGAATACGCCTTTGCCAATCCGTTAGCTATCGAGTTTGGCTTTTGGGGCTTCATGGTCTGGGCGATTTACTTTGTCACCTGCTTCTATTTCTGCGCACTGGAGCCGAAACTCCGGTTCTTTGAAATAACCTGGGTGAAGTGGGTGAACAACATTGTCATTATTGGCACCTGCGCGTTTACGGCGCACTTGCTGTTTGCCAACTTAAGTTGGTACTTGCCTGCGCTTGCGCCGGACTCGGGTTTTCCATGGTTGTTCGCCGGGCTAGTGACGCTCACCATTTGTGCGGCGGTTTACTCAAGCACCGAACTGCGCTTTGTGAAGGTGCTGAGTGTGTCGTCCGGTGCGCTGTTTTTCGCGCTAATTGCAGGGCTTGGCAGTTATGTGGTGGCCCAGCCGAATGTAGAGGCGGCCGACTATCTGCAAACGCTGCCGTTACTGAGTGATTACTTTACGCATTTACAGCGGTTTGTTTTGCCCATTAACGACTACCACGCATTTTATCTGTTCTGGTGGTTCGCCTGGAGCATTATGATAGGTCAGTTTACCGCGCGCTTCGTGGGTAATATGAAGACGGTTACGTTGTTGGTGAATATGCTGGTCTGGCCGTCGCTGTCGCTGGGCTTGTGGTTCAGCGTGTTGTACTTGTTTCATACCAAAGGCATTGATACCTCCGGCTGGATAAACCGCATAATGGTGGGTGTTGGCGTGGTGTTTGTATTGAACTCCCTAGATTCCCTGATTCGCCTGTATTCCGATAACTTGAACTTAACCGTCAGCCGCCTTGGTAAGACACGCTATTTTACGCTGCATGCGTTTCTCATGGTTGGCTTAACCGTGCTGTTTAGCCTTGAGTTTATTCGCATTCAATGGGTGGGCGCGCTGGTCATTGGCATAGGTGTTTGCTGCGTAATTTACGCGTTGGCTTTTAAAGATAAGCGCTCGAAATTGCCCGCAGCGAATAAGCTGTTTTAA